In Spinacia oleracea cultivar Varoflay chromosome 5, BTI_SOV_V1, whole genome shotgun sequence, a single window of DNA contains:
- the LOC130460787 gene encoding uncharacterized protein, which produces MSYSKTSEFIRFKEFAVEQQSILLGSLSQNTDFSSQRPRMSSTIASHFKRQFKDLLWNRKKRSLQSIVSLCEPAGDWQTISYNDIPFLQTQDDSNYMISSDRWLTIIPDNLHNYCGKERLDTRVAGTFCKVLKKCLTCEGLCIVDPHIWESCIEKIGIDFEFSHSVYADGVLEIHIGVLDDGHFFSIHAYIGGLHIYIMDSLHDDLAVCHKLHVSVLIRHLYHHHNINMDAWSILFVVDNPKQSNSYDCGVFMLKALECWIKKVKLPFSKDNAQNARHFLLAQVGAKDLQLPPRPDPGHRRGVRPPRAQGRKGPKICPLH; this is translated from the exons ATGTCGTATTCGAAGACGAGTGAATTTATACGATTTAAAGAGTTTGCAGTGGAGCAGCAGTCTATCCTGCTCGGTTCATTATCCCAAAACACAGATTTCTCCAGTCAGCGACCTAGAATGTCTTCAACGATCGCATCTCATTTTAAAAGGCAGTTCAAAGATTTACTGTGG AACAGGAAGAAGAGGTCACTTCAGAGTATTGTATCACTATGTGAACCGGCAGGTGATTGGCAGACGATTAGTTACAATGATATACCTTTCTTGCAAACACAG gaTGACAGTAACTACATGATTTCAAGTGATCGCTGGTTAACGATTATTCCAGACAATCTACATAACTATTGTGGAAAGGAAAGATTGGACACTCGT GTTGCAGGTACTTTCTGTAAAGTCCTTAAAAAATGTCTTACCTGTGAGGGTTTGTGCATTGTAGATCCACAT ATTTGGGAGTCCTGCATCGAGAAAATAGGCATTGATTTTGAGTTTAGCCATTCCGTTTATGCTGATGGTGTACTAGAG ATTCATATAGGTGTTCTAGATGATGGTCACTTCTTCTCCATTCACGCATATATTGGAGGTCTCCATATATATATCATGGACTCACTCCATGATGATCTTGCTGTTTGTCACAAACTGCATGTTTCTGTGCTG ATACGACATTTGTATCATCATCACAATATCAACATGGACGCATGGAGTATTCTTTTTGTAGTTGATAATCCCAAGCAAAGCAACAGTTATGAttgtggagtttttatgctcaAGGCTTTAGAGTGTTGGATTAAGAAAGTGAAATTGCCCTTCTCAAAG GATAATGCTCAGAATGCAAGACATTTTCTTCTTGCACAAGTAGGGGCCAAGGATCTGCAGCTTCCTCCCAGGCCCGACCCTGGGCATAGGCGAGGAGTGCGACCGCCTAGAGCGCAAGGCCGAAAGGGTCCCAAAATTTGTCCGCTTCACTAA
- the LOC130460748 gene encoding uncharacterized protein, whose translation MDIGQSSQGGRGKNKRSWTKAEEEVLINSLLEMTTDPSWKADGSFKSGFKNKLEEKLNDKFPGCGLKVVPHIESKIKWFRDKYNVLSEMFRTSGFSWDEEKKLILCERQSYDDFCKQHKNAQGLWNVPFPFFDQLATIYGCDRATGANSETFVQVVGNQQNETINLDKDQTDEDDDIEDTESVNQSNQSTPGEPSSKRSKEKTPKGKLRKRNLSGFMSDMNTHMSTIASALSTTQQHEQVIMAREQEVEEQKKTLINELLNVPGLTRYEALLASKKLASNPSDLSLFYQSPDDEWKKDFVLNLIHPHIRSNDSA comes from the exons ATGGATATTGGTCAAAGTTCTCAAGGAGGAAGAGGAAAAAATAAACGTTCATGGACAAAAGCTGAAGAAGAAGTTCTAATTAATAGCCTATTGGAAATGACTACAGACCCGTCTTGGAAAGCTGATGGAAGTTTTAAGAGTGGCTTTAAAAATAAGTTGGAAGAGAAATTGAATGATAAATTTCCAGGATGTGGTCTCAAAGTCGTTCCTCACATCGAGTCAAAAATCAAATGGTTTAGGGACAAATACAATGTGCTATCAGAAATGTTTCGTACTTCAGGATTTTCGTGGGATGAAGAGAAAAAATTAATACTATGTGAGAGACAATCTTATGATGATTTTTGTAAG CAACATAAAAATGCTCAAGGGTTATGGAATGTTCCATTTCCTTTCTTTGACCAATTAGCAACTATTTATGGATGTGATCGAGCTACAGGGGCTAATTCTGAAACTTTTGTACAAGTTGTGGGTAATCAACAAAATGAGACTATTAACTTGGATAAGGATCAAACTGATGAAGATGATGACATTGAGGATACCGAGTCAGTGAATCAATCAAATCAATCAACTCCAGGTGAACCTTCTTCAAAGAGATCAAAGGAGAAGACTCCAAAAGGAAAACTGAGGAAGAGAAA CTTATCTGGTTTCATGAGTGACATGAACACTCATATGTCAACTATTGCAAGTGCCTTGTCTACCACACAACAACATGAACAAGTGATCATGGCTCGTGAACAAGAAGTAGAGGAAcaaaagaagactttgataaatgaGCTCCTAAATGTACCAGGTTTGACTAGATATGAAGCATTATTAGCATCGAAAAAGTTAGCATCTAATCCAAGTGATCTCTCCCTTTTTTACCAAAGCCCAGATGATGAGTGGAAGAAAGATTTTGTCCTCAATCTCATTCATCCTCATATTCGCTCGAATGATAGTGCTTGA
- the LOC110775481 gene encoding protein ALP1-like — MAPLQLTNIRRRKKKQIELLITIMVVINVIPIMYYVLFMMGVILHKIERPRYSKSEKKRLRLKKLNTLIKYSDVICKSELRVNRRTFGVICEMARDIGGLTESRNMSIEEIVAMFLFTLAHHIKNRTVGNIFFRSGESVSRNFHRCLLAILKLHDHLLKKPTPITEDCEDGRWKYFKNCLGALDGTYVSVHVANEDRPRYRTRKGSIAMNVLGVCNPNMEFIYVQPGWEGSAHDGRVLRDAISRPHGLKVPQGSYYLVDAGYTNCEGFLAPYRGHRYHLKEWGDRLPISAEEYFNMKHSKARNVIERCFGLLKGRWGILRSPSFFPIRTQGRIVQACVLLHNVIRKYMPTDYTTYFDSENEEESDDEDTDEEMEYITVIATSDAWTNYRNTLAQTLFNNWRARCIANT; from the exons ATGGCTCCCTTGCAATTGACTAACATAaggagaaggaagaagaagCAAATAGAGTTACTAATAACAATTATGGTTGTTATTAATGTAATTCCTATTATGTATTATGTGTTGTTTATGATGGGAGTGATACTTCATAAAATTGAAAGGCCTAGATATAGCAAGAGTGAGAAGAAACGTCTTAGGCTAAAGAAATTGAATACATTAATTAAGTATAGTGATGTAATTTGCAAGAGTGAACTTCGGGTAAATAGAAGAACTTTTGGTGTGATTTGTGAGATGGCAAGAGATATTGGAGGATTGACGGAAAGTCGAAACATGTCAATAGAAGAAATAGTAGCCATGTTTTTGTTCACTTTGGCTCATCATATAAAAAATAGGACAGtgggaaatattttttttcgaaGTGGAGAAAGTGTTAGTCGAAACTTTCATCGATGTCTACTTGCTATTCTAAAGTTACATGATCATCTACTTAAAAAGCCGACACCTATAACGGAAGATTGCGAGGATGGGCGGTGGAAATACTTTAAG AATTGTTTAGGAGCCTTAGACGGCACATATGTTAGTGTTCATGTCGCAAATGAGGATAGGCCAAGGTATCGGACAAGGAAAGGTTCTATTGCCATGAATGTACTAGGTGTGTGTAATCCTAATATGGAATTTATATATGTGCAACCTGGTTGGGAAGGATCTGCTCATGATGGTCGTGTCCTTCGAGATGCCATTAGTAGGCCTCATGGTTTAAAAGTTCCTCAAG GTTCCTATTATTTGGTTGATGCGGGATATACAAATTGTGAGGGTTTCTTAGCGCCATATAGAGGCCATCGATATCACCTGAAAGAGTGGGGAGATCGACTTCCAATTAGCGCTGAAGAGTATTTCAACATGAAACATTCCAAAGCTAGGAATGTAATTGAAAGATGCTTTGGATTATTGAAAGGAAGATGGGGTATTCTAAGATCCCCATCTTTCTTCCCAATACGTACTCAAGGACGTATAGTTCAAGCTTGTGTCCTATTACATAACGTGATTCGAAAGTATATGCCAACCGATTACACTACATATTTTGATTCCGAGAATGAAGAAGAAAGTGATGATGAGGACACTGATGAGGAAATGGAATATATTACTGTTATTGCAACATCCGATGCTTGGACTAATTATCGAAACACTTTAGCACAAACTTTGTTTAATAACTGGAGAGCTAGATGTATTGCAAACACATGA